In a genomic window of Bacteroidota bacterium:
- the mutL gene encoding DNA mismatch repair endonuclease MutL: protein MTDIIHLLPDAVANQIAAGEVIQRPASAVKELIENSVDAGSTHIKLLLKDAGKVLIQVIDNGKGMSETDARMCFERHATSKITKAEDLFAITTKGFRGEALASIAAIAQVELKTRREEDEVGTQISIEGCVVQSQEACSTSIGTSIAIKNLFFNVPARRNFLKSNPVETSHIIDEFQRVALAHPEIEFSLNHNGADLFILPKSNLRQRIVSLFGNNYNQRLVPVEEKTFIVKITGFIGKPEFAKKTRGEQFFFVNNRFIRNAYLHHAVQNAYEQLLPRESHPSYFLFLEVAPNSIDINIHPTKTEIKFEDEKAIYAILRSSIKKSLGQHNLTPTIDFEQEASISLDGPPKDRIIEAPKIRVNPEYNPFKTQTTFESTRAFNGPSLLQRANLQNWEKLYEGHQGSTEKPQFASTEATATQEIINPKWENDFSEVSKSLTYQLHGRFILSHIKTGFIIVDQQSAHERILYEKFLINLTNHKAGSQQLLFPETIEFNAADTSLMMLLLPSLNDLGFALEEFGKNTFVVHGKPPILSDADSKQQLESILEEFKKNQSELKLQTTENLARSMAYYSAIKSGKILSNEEMKGIIDELFACEQPYASPSGKPTLTTYSLEDLEKRFKK from the coding sequence ATGACGGATATTATTCATTTGTTGCCCGATGCTGTAGCCAATCAAATTGCTGCAGGCGAGGTAATTCAACGACCAGCATCAGCAGTTAAAGAATTGATTGAAAATTCAGTTGATGCAGGAAGTACGCACATTAAACTTTTACTTAAAGATGCCGGTAAAGTGCTTATTCAAGTAATTGACAATGGTAAAGGAATGAGCGAAACCGATGCCCGAATGTGTTTTGAACGTCACGCAACTTCTAAAATAACTAAGGCAGAAGATTTATTCGCAATTACTACAAAAGGATTTAGAGGTGAAGCCTTGGCTTCAATTGCTGCCATTGCACAAGTAGAATTGAAAACACGCAGAGAAGAAGATGAAGTTGGAACGCAAATAAGCATTGAAGGCTGCGTTGTTCAATCGCAAGAGGCTTGTAGCACCTCAATTGGAACTTCTATTGCTATTAAGAATTTGTTTTTTAATGTTCCGGCAAGACGCAATTTTTTAAAATCAAATCCGGTAGAAACTTCCCACATAATTGATGAATTTCAACGCGTTGCTTTAGCACATCCAGAAATAGAATTTTCATTAAACCACAATGGAGCCGATCTATTTATATTACCCAAAAGTAATTTAAGGCAGCGAATTGTTTCGTTGTTTGGAAACAATTATAATCAACGACTTGTGCCGGTTGAGGAAAAAACTTTTATCGTAAAAATCACAGGATTTATTGGCAAACCTGAATTTGCAAAAAAAACACGTGGTGAACAGTTCTTCTTTGTGAATAATCGTTTTATTCGAAATGCCTATCTGCACCATGCTGTTCAAAATGCTTACGAACAATTGTTACCTCGAGAATCGCATCCCAGTTATTTTTTGTTTTTAGAAGTTGCGCCCAATTCAATTGACATCAATATACATCCTACAAAAACCGAAATTAAGTTTGAGGATGAAAAAGCTATTTATGCCATTTTACGTTCGAGCATTAAAAAATCATTAGGGCAACATAACCTCACTCCTACTATTGATTTTGAACAAGAAGCGAGTATTTCATTGGATGGACCTCCCAAAGATCGGATTATTGAAGCGCCAAAAATCAGAGTTAATCCTGAATACAATCCGTTTAAAACGCAAACTACTTTTGAATCTACACGCGCTTTTAATGGTCCTTCATTATTGCAACGAGCTAATTTGCAAAATTGGGAGAAGTTGTATGAAGGACACCAAGGTTCAACTGAAAAGCCTCAATTTGCGAGTACTGAAGCAACTGCAACCCAAGAAATAATAAATCCAAAATGGGAAAATGACTTTTCGGAAGTTTCAAAAAGTTTGACCTATCAATTACATGGCAGGTTCATATTATCACATATTAAAACCGGTTTTATAATTGTGGATCAACAAAGTGCGCATGAACGCATTTTATATGAAAAATTTTTAATCAATTTAACCAATCATAAAGCAGGTTCACAGCAGTTACTTTTTCCTGAAACTATTGAATTTAATGCTGCTGACACTAGTTTAATGATGTTGCTTTTACCTTCTTTAAATGACTTAGGATTTGCACTTGAAGAATTTGGTAAAAACACTTTTGTGGTGCACGGCAAACCACCCATATTATCAGATGCTGATAGTAAACAACAGTTGGAAAGTATACTCGAAGAATTTAAAAAAAATCAATCAGAGCTAAAACTTCAAACTACCGAAAACTTAGCTCGTTCAATGGCATATTACAGTGCTATAAAATCGGGCAAAATATTATCGAACGAAGAAATGAAAGGTATCATAGATGAGCTATTTGCCTGTGAACAACCCTATGCATCACCCTCAGGAAAACCAACATTAACAACTTATTCACTCGAAGACTTAGAAAAGAGGTTTAAAAAATAA
- a CDS encoding rhomboid family intramembrane serine protease: protein MSYDNYRPSSFKLLPDVVKNLLIINGLLFLATYAFDLRFHFDLTDYLGLHYFEAEKFRPWQFVTYMFMHGGFTHIALNMFALWMFGSSMENIWGPKRFLTFYIFTGLGAALTHYMVVYYELKPVLDAISAYNEHPSAIAFKAFLDDPKLFSLGIENVHYNYQEFVGKYNELLVTDASAAQQLSIDFMQQYKVDFLNAPVVVGASGAVFGLLLAFGMTFPNNIIYVYFAIPMKAKYFVMLYGAIELYSGISNSTDNVAHFAHLGGMLFGILMILYWRKKYRF, encoded by the coding sequence ATGAGTTACGACAATTACCGACCTTCCAGTTTTAAGTTGCTTCCTGATGTAGTAAAAAATTTATTAATTATAAATGGGTTACTCTTTTTAGCCACTTATGCTTTCGATTTACGCTTTCATTTTGACTTAACCGATTATCTCGGACTACACTATTTTGAAGCTGAGAAATTTCGTCCTTGGCAATTCGTAACTTACATGTTTATGCACGGTGGATTTACCCACATTGCTTTAAACATGTTTGCATTGTGGATGTTTGGAAGCAGCATGGAAAATATTTGGGGTCCAAAACGTTTTTTAACTTTTTACATATTTACCGGACTAGGCGCTGCTCTCACGCATTACATGGTAGTTTATTATGAACTAAAACCGGTTTTAGATGCTATATCAGCTTACAATGAACATCCTAGTGCTATTGCCTTTAAAGCATTTTTAGATGACCCCAAATTATTTAGTTTAGGCATTGAAAATGTACACTATAATTATCAAGAATTTGTTGGAAAGTACAATGAATTATTAGTTACAGATGCCAGTGCTGCTCAACAATTATCTATTGATTTTATGCAACAATACAAAGTAGATTTTTTGAATGCACCAGTTGTTGTTGGTGCCTCCGGCGCAGTGTTTGGATTGTTGTTGGCATTTGGAATGACCTTTCCTAACAACATAATTTATGTGTATTTCGCAATTCCAATGAAAGCAAAATACTTTGTAATGTTGTACGGGGCTATTGAACTATATAGTGGAATTTCAAATAGTACTGATAATGTGGCACATTTCGCACACTTAGGTGGAATGTTATTTGGAATATTGATGATACTCTATTGGAGAAAAAAATACCGTTTCTAA
- a CDS encoding rhomboid family intramembrane serine protease, whose amino-acid sequence MNTSLIAEIQKAFKQGNSLTKIVLINCAVFLIVNITNLLFYLFAADPTTHLNLIKWLAVPADWKQLLFHKPWTLITYMFLHEGFFHILSNMIMLYFGGQLFIEYLGEKKFTSTYFLGGIAGALLYILVFNIFPVFSDRTSNSIALGASASVLAVFVAVATYLPNFTVNLILLGTVRLKFIALFLVILDLISIDKGNPGGHIAHLGGAMYGYFAMTQLRKGRDIASPFDTLLMKLKQLVNRKKVSNLKVAHKKAKSDEAYRAAKKSKQEAIDLILDKISKSGYESLTAQEKEELFKMSKE is encoded by the coding sequence ATGAATACATCCTTAATCGCAGAAATTCAAAAAGCATTTAAACAAGGTAATTCACTTACCAAAATTGTGCTTATAAACTGCGCTGTTTTTTTAATCGTTAATATAACCAATCTACTATTTTATTTATTTGCAGCTGATCCTACTACCCACTTAAATTTGATAAAATGGCTTGCTGTTCCTGCTGATTGGAAACAATTGCTTTTTCACAAACCGTGGACGCTTATTACCTACATGTTTTTGCACGAAGGTTTCTTTCACATACTTTCAAACATGATTATGTTGTATTTTGGGGGGCAATTATTTATTGAATACCTGGGTGAAAAGAAATTTACAAGTACTTATTTTTTAGGAGGTATAGCCGGTGCATTGTTATATATTTTGGTGTTTAATATTTTTCCGGTTTTCAGTGACAGAACCTCCAATTCAATTGCATTGGGTGCTTCAGCCTCAGTGTTGGCAGTATTTGTCGCCGTTGCTACTTATTTGCCCAACTTTACTGTAAACTTGATTTTACTTGGTACTGTTCGACTTAAATTTATTGCACTTTTTTTAGTGATTTTGGATTTGATAAGTATCGACAAAGGAAACCCAGGTGGACATATTGCACATTTGGGAGGTGCCATGTATGGATATTTTGCAATGACACAATTACGCAAAGGCAGAGACATTGCATCACCTTTTGATACATTACTTATGAAATTGAAGCAGCTAGTTAACAGAAAAAAAGTATCTAATTTGAAGGTTGCACATAAAAAGGCTAAGAGCGACGAAGCCTATCGCGCAGCCAAAAAATCAAAACAAGAAGCAATTGATTTAATATTGGATAAAATTTCAAAATCAGGATATGAAAGTTTAACCGCTCAAGAAAAGGAAGAGTTATTTAAAATGAGTAAAGAATAA
- a CDS encoding endonuclease/exonuclease/phosphatase family protein, protein MKKLGRFHTLFLVLNILFSVFLLFSYLGAVISPQKFWPFAFFALIYPYLVIVHCAFLIFWLTQFRKLFLLSLISILVGWNNLGKLFQFSSSQTFAADAHQNIKVMSFNVRVFDLYNWKHNSETRTKILEFIKKENPDIVNFQEFFTDEGKTFLHQDSLKKILNLPYATIVYTANLHKNEHWGIATYSRFPILEGKRVHFSKKSNNACIYSDINTGEKILRVYNMHLQSLHFKKQEYKIIDELKNNDDVDVDKEELTASRMILARLKRAFVKRAAQADSVASHIAHSPHQVIVCGDFNDSPFSYAYHTISSGLKDAFVESGNGFGPTYNGNLPPLRIDFILHSKELNSFNFTTSKVDLSDHFPVSCTIKLN, encoded by the coding sequence ATGAAAAAATTAGGACGATTTCATACATTATTTTTGGTATTGAATATCCTATTTAGTGTTTTTCTACTCTTTTCCTACTTAGGCGCTGTTATTAGCCCACAAAAATTTTGGCCTTTCGCTTTTTTCGCCTTAATTTATCCGTATTTAGTAATAGTTCACTGTGCGTTTCTCATTTTTTGGTTAACTCAATTTCGTAAACTCTTTTTGCTTTCGTTGATTAGTATTTTAGTTGGTTGGAATAATCTTGGAAAACTGTTTCAATTTTCATCAAGTCAAACTTTTGCTGCCGATGCACACCAAAACATTAAGGTTATGAGTTTTAATGTTCGAGTTTTTGATTTATACAATTGGAAACACAACAGTGAAACACGCACCAAAATTCTTGAATTTATAAAAAAAGAAAATCCGGATATTGTAAATTTTCAAGAATTCTTTACCGATGAGGGAAAAACATTTTTACATCAAGATAGTCTTAAAAAAATTCTGAATTTGCCTTATGCCACTATAGTGTATACAGCCAATTTGCACAAAAACGAACATTGGGGAATCGCAACCTATAGCCGCTTTCCAATACTTGAAGGAAAGCGTGTTCACTTTTCCAAAAAGTCAAATAATGCTTGTATTTATTCTGATATAAATACCGGTGAAAAAATACTTCGAGTTTATAACATGCACCTTCAATCGTTGCATTTTAAAAAACAAGAGTATAAAATTATTGATGAGCTTAAGAATAACGATGATGTTGACGTAGATAAGGAGGAACTTACAGCTTCTCGTATGATATTGGCTCGTTTAAAAAGAGCTTTCGTAAAACGCGCTGCGCAAGCTGATTCTGTTGCCTCACACATTGCTCATTCACCGCATCAAGTAATAGTTTGTGGTGATTTTAATGATTCTCCTTTTTCTTACGCTTATCATACTATATCAAGTGGTTTGAAAGATGCTTTTGTTGAATCGGGGAACGGTTTTGGACCAACCTACAATGGAAATTTACCACCACTTCGTATCGATTTTATACTCCATTCAAAAGAGCTGAATTCCTTTAATTTCACAACTTCTAAAGTTGATTTAAGCGATCATTTTCCGGTTAGTTGCACAATTAAACTTAATTAA
- a CDS encoding acyloxyacyl hydrolase — protein MRKYFLFFFSLLFYSAGWAQTKMHEGYQLSFRYHYGFVIAHTPSLQQFSRAHFPVYEITLSKLTNGSKPWQRDYHLPDLNLSLLTTNFGNNKILGNAYALLPSITFPYLRKNWIHANFRFGAGLAYLSTPFDRLANYKNNAIGSKLNSAISVQLETKHQITRTTRLYVGLALNHFSNGATKIPNLGVNLATANLALAYSFSRKPILPFDSLQEFKKHNEFFILFCGGFKEIAPAGGDKYGIASASMNFARVRNTRGKWGSGIDVFFDGAIKEQFKRDQIPVSNLDVAQIGLNVSWEVIFGKVSFPLQAGVYLISKYKSNGTVYNRYGIRYHFSKRMMANFSLKTHYAKADYFEWGLGYTF, from the coding sequence ATGAGAAAATATTTTTTATTTTTTTTTAGTTTACTGTTCTATTCTGCTGGATGGGCGCAAACAAAAATGCATGAAGGTTACCAACTTTCATTTCGCTATCATTATGGATTTGTTATTGCCCACACACCAAGCTTGCAGCAGTTTTCGAGAGCGCATTTTCCGGTGTATGAAATTACCTTGTCGAAACTAACCAATGGAAGTAAACCCTGGCAACGCGACTATCATTTACCTGATTTAAACCTTAGCTTATTAACTACTAATTTTGGGAATAATAAAATTCTTGGAAATGCATATGCTTTGCTACCTTCCATTACATTTCCCTATTTGCGAAAAAATTGGATTCATGCCAATTTTAGGTTTGGCGCCGGATTAGCTTATTTGTCGACTCCTTTTGACAGACTTGCAAACTACAAAAACAATGCAATAGGCTCGAAACTTAATTCTGCAATTAGTGTTCAGCTCGAAACAAAACATCAAATTACGCGCACTACTCGACTATACGTTGGATTGGCACTAAACCATTTTTCCAATGGTGCAACTAAAATTCCGAATTTAGGTGTCAATTTGGCTACAGCAAATTTAGCACTTGCTTATTCCTTTTCGCGAAAGCCCATATTACCTTTCGATAGCCTACAAGAATTTAAAAAACACAATGAATTTTTTATTCTATTTTGCGGAGGTTTCAAAGAAATTGCACCGGCAGGTGGCGATAAATATGGAATTGCAAGTGCCTCCATGAATTTTGCCAGAGTGCGAAATACACGTGGAAAATGGGGAAGCGGAATTGATGTTTTTTTCGATGGAGCTATAAAAGAACAATTTAAACGCGACCAAATACCTGTGAGTAATTTGGATGTTGCACAAATTGGTTTAAATGTAAGTTGGGAAGTTATCTTTGGAAAAGTATCCTTTCCCTTGCAAGCCGGAGTATATTTAATAAGTAAATACAAAAGCAACGGCACAGTATATAATCGATATGGTATTCGTTATCACTTTTCAAAAAGAATGATGGCAAATTTTTCACTGAAAACACATTACGCTAAAGCAGATTATTTTGAATGGGGATTGGGTTATACTTTTTAG
- a CDS encoding DUF2807 domain-containing protein, whose protein sequence is MKQLIISLFILFVAMLHSCNKESAPDFIQTTGEITIEERALENFNELEVFNTINVLIVPDTVNKVIIEAGENLIPDIVTTVKEGKLILKNTNKFNFLRSYKKEINIEVHCKSLIHLIYRGAGNIRCSKNITDSIFTLDCHRGTGSVDLLLDITEGHFNMATGQLDLTLHGKAGINYIYQVGNGYTDASDLTTAYTFVTNKGTNDLVVQVSYELFARLDYLGNIYYKGNPVKVGAELNDQGQLIKID, encoded by the coding sequence ATGAAACAATTAATTATCTCACTATTTATACTCTTTGTTGCAATGCTACATTCATGCAACAAAGAATCTGCACCCGACTTTATTCAAACAACTGGCGAAATTACTATTGAAGAAAGGGCTTTAGAAAATTTTAATGAATTGGAGGTATTCAACACTATTAATGTTTTAATTGTACCTGATACCGTAAATAAAGTAATAATTGAAGCAGGTGAGAATTTAATTCCTGACATTGTTACAACAGTAAAAGAGGGTAAATTAATTCTTAAAAACACGAATAAATTTAATTTTTTAAGGAGTTATAAAAAAGAAATAAATATAGAAGTACATTGTAAAAGTCTTATCCATTTAATCTACCGAGGCGCCGGTAATATACGTTGCAGTAAAAATATAACCGACAGTATTTTTACACTCGATTGCCATAGAGGAACCGGCAGTGTTGATTTATTATTAGATATAACAGAAGGTCACTTTAACATGGCTACAGGGCAGCTTGATTTAACCTTGCATGGAAAGGCAGGAATTAATTATATTTATCAAGTAGGGAATGGATATACCGATGCTTCTGATTTAACTACTGCTTATACTTTTGTTACAAATAAAGGAACCAACGATTTAGTTGTTCAAGTATCTTACGAACTTTTTGCAAGGCTCGATTACCTTGGAAATATTTATTATAAAGGCAATCCGGTAAAAGTTGGGGCTGAGTTAAACGACCAAGGTCAACTCATAAAAATTGATTAA
- a CDS encoding LTA synthase family protein — protein sequence MKQKNEIQKKQVVSNLAFTLISPILLGIAARGGFQLIPINESSAYFSSSTVVNHAAVNSVWYLGNTIWSHDANEKKYQFMQEKNAELLVNNLFKTTSDSIPRIVNTEQPNIIFLILESHTADVMNSLGGEKGVCPTLDSIASEGLLFTQIYGSGMRTDQGLVSILSGFPAQPDQSIIKHTSKVSKLPSLYKDLSSHGYHSSFYYGGEIEFANIGAYLRQSGIEKISDIEDYSTAQLNSKWGAHDEFVLNKQLSDLSNEQQPFFSVVLTLTNHEPFEVPNTPKFKGKDEANRFRNTAAYTDECLKQYFQKAAKQKWYNNTLFVLVADHGHRLPQNNDMNLAKAKHIPLLFFGNALKSEFKKYRCSKIGNQHDIAATLLNQLNIASTSYVWSKNLLNPRTKDFAYYSNETVLGWISNSDSIAYSFVEKKNIANNSYSKINDLNAKAYLQYVYATFNRY from the coding sequence TTGAAACAAAAAAATGAAATTCAAAAAAAGCAGGTAGTTTCTAATCTTGCCTTTACGTTAATTTCACCTATATTACTTGGCATAGCGGCACGTGGTGGTTTTCAATTGATTCCAATAAACGAAAGTTCAGCTTATTTTTCATCGTCTACTGTAGTTAATCATGCTGCGGTAAATTCAGTATGGTATTTAGGAAATACTATTTGGAGCCATGATGCGAATGAAAAAAAATATCAATTTATGCAAGAAAAAAATGCTGAACTACTGGTAAATAATTTGTTTAAAACAACATCAGACAGCATTCCTCGAATAGTAAATACAGAACAACCTAACATTATTTTTCTGATTCTAGAAAGCCACACTGCCGATGTTATGAATAGTTTGGGTGGAGAAAAAGGTGTGTGTCCAACACTTGACAGTATAGCTTCAGAAGGCTTGCTTTTTACCCAAATATATGGTAGCGGTATGCGAACGGATCAGGGATTAGTTAGCATACTTAGTGGATTTCCGGCTCAACCCGATCAGTCAATAATTAAACATACTTCAAAAGTTAGCAAATTGCCATCGCTTTACAAAGACCTATCATCACACGGCTATCACTCTTCTTTTTATTATGGAGGCGAAATAGAATTTGCCAATATTGGAGCATATCTTCGTCAATCGGGAATTGAAAAAATTAGCGATATAGAAGATTATTCTACAGCACAACTAAATAGCAAATGGGGAGCGCATGATGAATTTGTACTTAACAAACAGTTGTCAGATTTATCGAATGAACAGCAACCGTTTTTTTCTGTAGTTTTAACCTTAACCAATCACGAACCATTTGAAGTTCCTAACACTCCTAAATTCAAAGGAAAAGACGAAGCCAACCGATTTAGAAATACAGCCGCATACACAGATGAATGTTTAAAGCAATATTTCCAAAAAGCCGCTAAACAAAAATGGTATAACAACACACTTTTTGTTTTGGTTGCAGATCATGGTCACCGTTTACCTCAAAACAATGATATGAACCTTGCAAAAGCTAAACACATTCCATTGTTGTTTTTTGGAAATGCACTTAAATCAGAATTTAAAAAGTACCGATGTTCTAAAATTGGGAATCAACACGATATTGCTGCCACTCTATTAAATCAGCTAAATATAGCTAGCACTAGTTATGTATGGAGCAAAAATTTATTGAATCCGCGAACGAAGGATTTTGCCTATTACAGCAATGAAACAGTACTTGGTTGGATTAGCAATAGTGATAGTATTGCATACTCCTTTGTGGAGAAAAAAAATATAGCAAACAACAGCTACTCAAAAATTAATGATCTTAACGCTAAGGCATATTTGCAATATGTATATGCTACCTTTAATAGGTATTAA
- a CDS encoding rhomboid family intramembrane serine protease, which translates to MDLKAQQKSKQFHTWFFPVAFVFVLWVIKSCEVVFHKEFFRWGVYPREIKGLIGVIAAPLLHGDFAHLFSNTIPLLVLGAGLFYFYRQIGYKVFLFIYLISGLWVWISARPSYHIGASGVVYGLAAFLFLSGVLRQHKYLMAFSLFVVFLYGSLIWGILPLQQGISWESHLMGALAGIVSAIYYRKIGLQKEQFVWEDSPDDEDENALWKQTEIEKFIPDEQLQQPEITITYKVKQSAEKPE; encoded by the coding sequence ATGGACTTAAAAGCTCAACAAAAAAGCAAACAATTTCATACCTGGTTTTTTCCAGTTGCTTTTGTATTTGTATTATGGGTGATAAAATCATGCGAAGTAGTTTTTCACAAAGAATTTTTTCGTTGGGGTGTATATCCTCGAGAAATTAAAGGATTAATAGGTGTTATAGCAGCACCTTTGCTTCACGGTGATTTTGCCCACTTGTTTTCGAATACAATTCCTTTACTGGTTTTGGGTGCAGGCTTATTTTATTTTTACAGACAAATTGGATATAAAGTGTTTTTATTTATCTACCTAATATCAGGTTTGTGGGTTTGGATATCTGCGCGCCCTTCATACCATATTGGAGCAAGTGGAGTTGTCTATGGTTTAGCCGCATTTTTATTTTTAAGCGGAGTTTTACGTCAACATAAATACCTGATGGCCTTTTCACTCTTTGTAGTGTTTTTGTATGGAAGTTTAATTTGGGGTATTCTACCACTGCAGCAAGGTATTTCCTGGGAAAGTCATTTAATGGGAGCTTTGGCAGGAATTGTAAGTGCTATTTATTATCGAAAAATCGGTCTTCAAAAAGAGCAATTTGTATGGGAAGATTCTCCGGATGATGAGGATGAAAATGCACTGTGGAAACAAACTGAAATTGAAAAATTTATTCCGGATGAACAACTTCAACAACCGGAAATTACTATTACCTACAAAGTAAAACAATCAGCAGAAAAGCCTGAATAG
- a CDS encoding peptidase C45 — translation MKKIVLYSLAIILLLLVTAVFYFRSVAIVYPPIPKNITLNNLQRLKLDSDFYALKNSWIKKSNSGLWEMYVEAEDPYERGLINGKLAQELVQLQEVYFIRQIKKLIPSQTYLNYLKYAIAWFNRDLDKFISEEYKQEIYGVSNALNDEYDFIGSKYQRSLNYHAAHDIGHALQDKNMVVGCTAFSAWNAKSSDGNLLIARNFDFYVGDDFAKDKVVCFYNPIHGNKFVFITWGGFVGAVSGMNDKGLTVTINASKSDIPSGSATPISLVAREILQYASTIQEAKTIADKRKTFVSESIFIGSAKEGKTSTIEKSPTQTGLLETTDNYIICSNNFQSEVFENDPVNIENKKSSSSMYRYKRMKQLIDSYGQIGPREAAEILRNTEGLNNENIGLGNEKSINQLIAHHSVIMEPAKGLIWVSTQPFQLGKYVCYDITKVFSSCAGLNVKKEITEEILTLAADSFLYTNSYANFKRYKVIATHITNCVKSKSALNTTIENAFIVSNPEQYEVYALLGDYYATQKNNLKAIYYYKLALSKEIPLQKEVQHITEQLQKCEQAN, via the coding sequence ATGAAAAAAATAGTACTTTATAGTTTAGCTATCATTCTGTTACTGTTGGTAACAGCTGTATTTTACTTTCGATCGGTGGCCATAGTTTATCCTCCTATTCCTAAAAACATTACCCTAAATAATTTACAACGTTTAAAATTGGATTCCGATTTTTATGCCCTAAAAAATTCCTGGATAAAGAAAAGTAATTCCGGTTTGTGGGAGATGTATGTTGAAGCAGAGGATCCTTACGAAAGAGGTTTGATAAATGGAAAGCTTGCACAAGAGTTGGTTCAGTTGCAGGAAGTATATTTTATTCGTCAAATAAAAAAACTTATTCCGTCACAAACTTACCTCAACTACTTAAAATACGCTATTGCTTGGTTTAACCGCGACTTAGATAAATTTATATCCGAAGAATACAAACAAGAAATATACGGAGTGTCAAATGCACTCAATGATGAATATGATTTTATTGGTTCAAAATACCAACGCAGTTTAAATTACCATGCAGCCCACGATATTGGTCATGCTTTGCAAGATAAAAATATGGTTGTAGGCTGTACTGCCTTTTCAGCATGGAATGCCAAAAGTTCAGACGGAAATTTATTGATTGCACGTAATTTCGATTTTTATGTTGGTGACGATTTTGCAAAAGATAAGGTGGTATGTTTTTACAATCCTATACATGGAAATAAATTTGTGTTCATTACTTGGGGTGGATTTGTTGGTGCCGTTTCCGGTATGAACGACAAAGGATTAACAGTAACCATTAATGCTTCTAAGTCTGACATACCTAGCGGTTCAGCAACTCCTATTTCGCTGGTTGCACGAGAAATCCTACAATACGCTTCTACCATTCAGGAAGCAAAAACCATTGCTGATAAGCGTAAAACTTTTGTGTCAGAAAGTATATTCATTGGTTCAGCAAAAGAAGGCAAAACTAGCACAATTGAAAAATCCCCAACTCAAACAGGACTGCTCGAAACAACTGATAATTATATTATTTGCTCGAATAATTTCCAAAGTGAGGTTTTTGAAAACGACCCTGTAAATATTGAAAACAAAAAAAGTTCTTCCTCCATGTACCGGTATAAACGAATGAAACAACTAATTGATTCGTATGGGCAAATTGGACCCCGTGAAGCCGCAGAAATTTTGCGCAATACAGAAGGTTTGAACAATGAAAATATTGGTTTGGGAAATGAAAAATCAATCAATCAATTAATTGCACATCATTCAGTAATTATGGAACCTGCAAAAGGATTAATATGGGTAAGCACTCAGCCATTTCAACTAGGAAAATATGTATGTTATGATATAACAAAAGTATTTTCATCTTGTGCGGGATTGAATGTAAAAAAGGAGATTACGGAAGAAATCTTAACCCTTGCGGCTGATTCATTTTTGTATACAAATAGCTATGCCAATTTTAAACGCTACAAAGTAATTGCAACTCACATAACTAACTGCGTTAAAAGCAAATCAGCTTTGAATACTACCATCGAGAACGCTTTTATTGTTAGCAATCCGGAGCAGTATGAAGTGTATGCTTTATTGGGTGATTATTACGCTACTCAGAAAAATAATTTAAAGGCTATTTATTATTACAAGCTTGCATTGAGTAAAGAAATTCCCCTTCAAAAAGAAGTACAACACATTACCGAACAATTACAAAAGTGCGAGCAAGCAAATTAA